Genomic window (Candidatus Acidulodesulfobacterium acidiphilum):
ATATTAAGTATTATGCTTAATTTTATATATAAATTACTACGTTATTATTCGCCGAAAATATTTAACGAATTAATCAAGCCTTCGGCTATTTTTGAACTGTCCGCATAGGTGCCGGAAGCTATTTTTTGAATTATATCGTTAATTTTAGACGGAGAAGACGTTTCGGAAGAATCTATCTGCCCTCTTAAATTGCTAATGAAAGTTGCGTCTCCGGATATGCTAACTTTATCAGAAG
Coding sequences:
- a CDS encoding flagellar biosynthesis anti-sigma factor FlgM: SDKVSISGDATFISNLRGQIDSSETSSPSKINDIIQKIASGTYADSSKIAEGLINSLNIFGE